From Candidatus Methylomirabilis sp., the proteins below share one genomic window:
- a CDS encoding cyclic nucleotide-binding domain-containing protein gives MPTPLDGLPLFRELTPAERRLLAKIGERRQVPAGTVLFREGGVGDALYIILRGAVRITKVIPGTGEEVLAVLPAGSTCGEMALIDEYPRSATAAAEKRTSLLVIGKAAFGDLLTAHPELAVKVLWAFCRSLSGRLRETNEKIGSLFAVSRTF, from the coding sequence GTGCCCACGCCCCTGGACGGCCTCCCTCTCTTTCGCGAGCTGACGCCGGCCGAGCGCCGCCTCCTGGCCAAGATCGGCGAGCGCCGGCAGGTCCCCGCCGGCACCGTCCTGTTCCGGGAGGGGGGGGTGGGCGACGCCCTGTACATCATCTTGCGAGGGGCCGTGCGGATCACCAAGGTCATCCCGGGGACGGGGGAGGAGGTCCTGGCGGTGCTCCCGGCCGGGAGCACCTGCGGGGAGATGGCGCTCATCGACGAGTACCCCCGTTCCGCCACGGCCGCGGCCGAGAAGCGCACGAGCCTCCTGGTCATCGGGAAGGCTGCCTTCGGGGACCTGCTCACGGCGCATCCCGAGTTGGCCGTCAAGGTGCTCTGGGCCTTCTGCCGGTCCCTGAGCGGCCGGCTGCGGGAGACCAACGAGAAGATCGGTAGCCTCTTCGCGGTGAGCC
- a CDS encoding DUF502 domain-containing protein — protein MRAGFKGIFITGLLVSIPVVLTVFALWWFFSVVDGLLGPVFANLLGYRVPGLGFLSSLLIIFLVGAVATNVVGRRLFSWAEGLLLRIPIAKTVYAALKSLVDALSPEKGGSFRRFVIVEYPRPGTYAFGFLTDQSILEIGPGEEAHLVAVYVPTNHLYLGETVLLPRRDVIFPDLTVEEGVRIVLSGGSILPSRIRLKDYVRTPAAR, from the coding sequence ATGCGGGCGGGCTTCAAGGGGATCTTCATCACCGGGCTCCTGGTCTCCATCCCGGTCGTCCTCACCGTGTTCGCCCTCTGGTGGTTCTTCAGCGTCGTTGATGGCCTGCTGGGCCCGGTGTTCGCCAACCTGCTGGGGTACCGGGTCCCGGGCCTCGGCTTCCTGTCCAGCTTGCTCATCATCTTCCTTGTGGGGGCGGTGGCCACCAACGTGGTGGGGCGCCGCCTCTTCTCGTGGGCCGAAGGCCTCTTGCTCCGCATCCCCATCGCCAAGACCGTCTACGCCGCCCTGAAGTCCCTGGTGGACGCCCTGAGCCCCGAGAAGGGGGGCTCCTTCCGGCGGTTCGTCATCGTCGAGTACCCCCGGCCGGGCACCTACGCCTTCGGCTTCCTCACCGACCAGAGCATCCTGGAGATCGGGCCGGGCGAAGAGGCGCACCTGGTGGCCGTCTACGTCCCGACCAACCACCTCTATCTGGGGGAGACGGTCCTCCTGCCCCGCCGGGACGTGATCTTCCCCGACCTCACCGTGGAGGAGGGGGTGCGGATCGTCCTCTCGGGAGGCAGCATTCTCCCCTCGCGGATCCGGCTCAAGGACTATGTCCGGACGCCCGCGGCCCGCTGA
- a CDS encoding ribonuclease HII: MRTIAGVDEVGRGALAGPVVAAAVLIPVDQDLAVAADSKVLSPEARLAALPVIEGVAAGIGVGVVEAEEIDALNILRATFRAMAAAVAALPRLPDLILVDGTLAPPLPLPCRPIPRGDALIPVIGAASIVAKVRRDAIMAALDCAHPRYGFSRHKGYGTAAHRAAVAAFGVCPVHRRSFAGIREHLPGGQPPLPLGG; the protein is encoded by the coding sequence GTGCGAACCATCGCCGGCGTGGATGAGGTCGGCCGAGGCGCGCTCGCCGGCCCCGTAGTCGCCGCGGCGGTCCTGATCCCGGTGGACCAGGACCTGGCGGTCGCCGCAGACTCCAAGGTGCTGAGCCCGGAGGCGCGGCTCGCCGCCCTCCCCGTCATCGAGGGGGTCGCCGCCGGGATCGGGGTGGGGGTCGTCGAGGCGGAGGAGATCGACGCGCTCAATATCCTCCGGGCGACCTTCCGAGCGATGGCCGCGGCGGTGGCCGCCCTCCCCCGCCTCCCGGACCTGATCCTGGTAGACGGGACACTGGCTCCCCCCCTCCCCCTCCCCTGCCGGCCCATCCCCCGCGGGGACGCCCTCATCCCGGTGATCGGCGCCGCCTCCATCGTGGCGAAGGTCCGTCGGGACGCCATCATGGCCGCGCTAGACTGCGCCCACCCCCGGTACGGGTTTTCCCGGCACAAGGGTTACGGGACGGCGGCCCACCGGGCGGCGGTCGCCGCCTTCGGTGTCTGCCCCGTGCACCGCCGCAGCTTCGCAGGGATCCGGGAGCACCTGCCGGGGGGTCAGCCGCCGCTCCCCCTGGGGGGATAG
- a CDS encoding YraN family protein, producing MPGRQATGVAGEAAARAFLEARGLTVLATRFRALRGEIDLVAREGTTVVFVEVKTRRTATFGPPEGAVRAAKQRQIARVAEAFLSASGLRGLPCRFDVVAVDFTAGPARVTWIRDAFPAEGLPLL from the coding sequence ATGCCGGGGCGGCAGGCGACCGGCGTGGCGGGGGAGGCGGCCGCCCGCGCCTTCCTCGAGGCGCGGGGGCTCACGGTGCTGGCCACCCGGTTCCGGGCGCTCCGCGGGGAGATCGATCTGGTGGCGCGAGAGGGGACCACCGTCGTTTTCGTGGAGGTGAAGACCCGCCGGACGGCCACCTTCGGCCCCCCGGAGGGGGCGGTGCGGGCGGCAAAGCAGCGGCAGATCGCCCGGGTGGCCGAGGCGTTCCTCAGCGCCTCCGGCCTCCGGGGGCTCCCCTGTCGCTTCGATGTCGTGGCGGTGGATTTCACGGCGGGGCCGGCGCGCGTCACCTGGATCCGGGACGCCTTTCCGGCCGAGGGCCTGCCCCTCCTGTGA
- the rplS gene encoding 50S ribosomal protein L19 yields MDVEKLLADVERPALRQDLPEFRPGDTVRVHVKVREGDKERLQMFEGIVLRRRQGGLRATFTVRKVTYGVGVERTFPLHSPMLEKIEVIRQGHVRRAKLYYLRELKGKAARIRERKR; encoded by the coding sequence ATGGACGTTGAGAAGCTGCTGGCGGACGTGGAGCGCCCGGCCCTCCGCCAGGACCTGCCGGAGTTCCGGCCCGGCGATACGGTCCGGGTCCACGTGAAGGTCCGCGAGGGAGACAAGGAGCGCTTGCAGATGTTCGAGGGGATCGTGCTCCGGCGCCGCCAGGGGGGGCTCCGCGCCACCTTCACGGTGCGGAAGGTCACCTACGGGGTCGGCGTGGAGCGGACGTTCCCCCTCCACTCCCCCATGCTGGAGAAGATCGAGGTGATCCGACAGGGGCACGTGCGGCGTGCGAAGCTGTACTACCTGCGAGAGTTGAAGGGGAAGGCGGCGCGGATCCGGGAGAGGAAGCGATAG